A stretch of Ranitomeya variabilis isolate aRanVar5 chromosome 3, aRanVar5.hap1, whole genome shotgun sequence DNA encodes these proteins:
- the LOC143818546 gene encoding uncharacterized protein LOC143818546, whose product MDQVVLRRLWVEVAKSLWDGFDSASAKDKGNFLKKLRTRWRSMKDRFNKGIRAEEEQSRSGAAAAKSVPYKYSRALQFLRPVLGRRQTHSSTLERARPAGADLHESPSDPSQPSHSNSRLAPPSGEPAAGPSGVPLPEASGAPSFGNSRQRQRASDRPAMPEFLHLSTVFQNCFKALNDKMDTRLSNIDRRLKTMESELSSPAKHFFSTIAKGMVEHLTPELQISVMQACNTAYVRALQQARVMQSATMPVVPSLAGMTLTPAAEPLQPTHPGPRAERRQHRHHRIVPPTPAPARPSSSRSRHSGGAAAGERKRKKRTHTEALAAPIPTPRTRRGSSCSRSSQGQPRSWQRLVLPPPSPTDVPVSPVYPAEGLDLPSSLLDSDSASSSSPRSQPPETYRSPLVADVDTP is encoded by the exons atggaccaggtggtgttgaggcgtttgtgggtagaggtggcaaagtcgctgtgggatggctttgacagtgcctcagcgaaggacaaaggcaactttc ttaaaaagttgaggaccagatggcgatccatgaaggaccgtttcaataaggggatccgtgctgaggaggagcaatctcgtagcggtgctgctgcggccaagtcggtgccctataagtacagcagggcactacagttcttaagaccggtccttggccgccgaca gacacacagcagcaccctcgagagagctcgccccgcaggagcggaccttcatgaatcgccatctgacccgtcacagccctcccacagcaacagcaggcttgcaccaccatctggagaaccggcagccggtccatcaggtgttcccctgcccgaggcctctggcgcaccttcgttcgggaattcccgacagcgccagcgggcctcggacaggccagccatgcccgaatttttgcatttgagcacggttttccagaactgtttcaaggcgttgaacgataaaatggacactcgtctgtccaatatcgaccggcgccttaaaactatggaatccgagctctcgagtccggccaaacatttttttagtaccattgctaagggcatggtggaacaccttacgccggaactccagatttcggtgatgcaggcctgcaacactgcctacgtgagggctctgcagcaggctcgggtcatgcagtcagcgacaatgcccgtagtgccgtcgctggctggcATGACtctgactcctgctgcagagccactccagccaaccCACCCAGGTCCACGTGCCGAGCGACGCCAACACAGGCACCATAGgattgtgccgccgactcctgctcctgccaggccctcatcctcccgtagccgtcattctgggggagctgccgcgggagagaggaaaagaaaaaagaggacacacacggaggctctggctgctccaataccgacACCGAGGACGCGTCGGGGCTCTAgttgcagcaggagcagccagggccaaccaagaagctggcaaaggcttgtgttgcctcctccctcccctacagatgtgccggtttccccagtataccctgcggagggtttggaccttcCTTCTAGTCTCCTGGACTCTGACTCcgcatcctcttcctctccccgttcccaaccaccagagacttaccgttcaccgctggtagcggatgttgataccccctaa